The following coding sequences are from one Fibrobacter sp. UBA4297 window:
- a CDS encoding AMP-binding protein encodes MILNKFLSKIDYKSYEDLYKNFKITIPNDFNFAYDVVDEYAKTEPKREALVWCDDNDESHIYTFKDLSLASQRTANFLVEQGIQKGDRVMLILRRRYEFWFFLLALHRIGAIAIPATNMLAAEDLEYRFNAAEIKMVVTYDDPALQKEVDKAKSKCESVEKLVTVGQTARQNWISFYDDYELFPSTFERPVGDAATHNDDIMIVYFTSGTSSNPKMVAHTYTYPLGHIVTAKYWQHVVDGGRHLTVAETGWAKALWGKIYGQWIAGSAVFTYDMTTFIPGKLLEKMAEYKVTTFCAPPTVYRYILQHGLSKYDLSSLQYCTTAGEALNLDIYNRFYEQTGIRMQEGYGQTELTLTTGNFGFSEPHPGSIGKPSPGYQMEIINAEGKPCAAEEVGELIIKIDQGKPFGMFCGYYRDAERTEKVFEGGVYHTGDTAYCDKDGFFWFVGRTDDLIKSSGYRISPFEVEEVLHKHPAVLEVAVTGVEDKSRGQAVKATVVLQKGYEASKELAKEIQLFAKNIAASYKSPRIIDFVTELPKTISGKIRRATIRDKDTAENVTAPDEANAENAASETSDEK; translated from the coding sequence ATGATTTTAAATAAGTTTCTATCTAAAATTGATTACAAGTCTTATGAAGATTTGTATAAAAATTTCAAGATAACGATTCCGAACGATTTTAACTTCGCTTATGACGTTGTTGACGAATATGCCAAGACGGAGCCGAAGCGTGAAGCCCTCGTGTGGTGTGACGATAACGATGAAAGCCACATTTACACGTTCAAGGACTTGTCGCTTGCCTCCCAGCGCACGGCGAATTTCCTTGTAGAACAAGGTATCCAGAAGGGCGACCGCGTGATGCTCATCTTGCGCCGTCGCTACGAATTCTGGTTTTTCTTGTTGGCGCTCCACCGCATTGGCGCGATTGCGATCCCGGCAACGAACATGCTCGCCGCCGAGGATTTGGAATACCGATTCAACGCCGCCGAAATCAAGATGGTCGTAACATACGACGACCCCGCCTTGCAAAAGGAAGTGGACAAGGCAAAATCCAAGTGCGAATCGGTCGAAAAGCTCGTGACAGTCGGCCAGACAGCTCGCCAAAACTGGATTAGCTTCTACGACGACTATGAACTTTTCCCATCGACGTTTGAACGCCCCGTTGGCGATGCCGCAACGCATAATGACGACATCATGATTGTGTACTTTACAAGTGGCACGAGTTCAAACCCGAAGATGGTGGCACACACTTATACGTACCCGCTCGGACACATTGTAACAGCCAAGTACTGGCAACACGTTGTGGACGGAGGTCGCCATTTGACCGTTGCCGAAACAGGCTGGGCCAAGGCTCTCTGGGGCAAAATTTACGGGCAGTGGATTGCTGGAAGCGCCGTATTCACTTACGACATGACCACGTTCATCCCGGGCAAGCTCCTCGAGAAGATGGCGGAATACAAGGTGACGACATTCTGCGCACCGCCGACAGTGTACCGCTACATTTTGCAGCATGGCCTCAGCAAGTACGATCTTTCGAGTTTGCAATACTGCACCACCGCAGGCGAAGCGTTGAACTTGGATATTTACAACAGGTTCTATGAGCAGACGGGCATCCGCATGCAAGAAGGTTACGGACAGACCGAGCTTACGCTTACCACGGGTAACTTTGGCTTTAGCGAACCGCACCCGGGTTCTATCGGCAAACCCTCTCCAGGCTACCAGATGGAAATCATCAATGCCGAAGGTAAACCCTGTGCCGCCGAAGAAGTCGGTGAGCTTATCATCAAGATTGACCAGGGCAAGCCTTTTGGCATGTTCTGCGGTTACTATCGCGATGCGGAACGCACCGAGAAAGTCTTTGAAGGCGGCGTATACCACACTGGCGATACCGCCTACTGCGACAAGGACGGATTCTTCTGGTTTGTGGGCCGCACGGATGACTTGATCAAGAGTTCTGGCTACCGCATCAGCCCCTTCGAAGTGGAAGAAGTGCTGCACAAGCACCCCGCCGTCTTGGAAGTCGCTGTCACGGGCGTCGAAGACAAGTCTCGCGGCCAGGCGGTCAAGGCAACGGTCGTTTTGCAAAAGGGTTACGAAGCGTCCAAGGAACTTGCAAAGGAAATCCAGCTTTTTGCAAAGAACATTGCAGCTAGCTACAAGAGCCCGCGCATCATTGACTTTGTGACGGAACTGCCAAAGACGATTAGCGGAAAGATTCGCCGCGCAACCATCCGCGATAAGGATACGGCCGAGAATGTGACGGCACCGGACGAAGCGAATGCGGAAAACGCAGCAAGCGAAACGTCAGACGAGAAATAA